One stretch of Arachis duranensis cultivar V14167 chromosome 1, aradu.V14167.gnm2.J7QH, whole genome shotgun sequence DNA includes these proteins:
- the LOC107461629 gene encoding thylakoid lumenal 16.5 kDa protein, chloroplastic, translated as MATNFLSTANTFLLPPSSSSQSLSYVYYPIKCSVKRQVNPPSVSKRGLSISIVTSLVLSLGGKGCFVDHANAAILEADDDEELLEKVKRDRKKRLERQGVLSSSKKETGYLQDLVYKLSEVGQAIESNDLPKAGSVLGKGTDTDWVQKANIALNKLSSSAEEKSEVDIFNSSLASLISSVASNDVESSKLAFVTSAAAFEKWTSMTGLVGQLKGL; from the exons atggcTACAAATTTTCTCTCAACTGCAAACACCTTCCTCCTACCACCATCATCCTCATCACAATCTTTGTCATATGTTTACTACCCCATCAAGTGCAGTGTGAAAAGACAAGTAAACCCTCCAAGTGTCAGCAAGAGGGGGCTATCCATCAGCATTGTCACAAGCTTAGTGCTTTCATTGGGTGGTAAGGGATGCTTTGTTGATCATGCTAATGCAGCAATACTTGAAgcagatgatgatgaagaactcTTAGAAAAAGTGAAGAGGGACAGGAAGAAGAGGCTTGAGAGGCAAGGTGTGCTTAGTTCATCCAAGAAAGAAACAG GATATCTTCAGGATCTTGTGTACAAACTGAGTGAAGTTGGTCAAGCAATTGAAAGCAATGATCTACCTAAAGCAGGTTCTGTTTTGGGGAAAGGAACTGATACAGATTGGGTCCAAAAGGCTAATATAGCTTTGAATAAG CTGAGTTCAAGTGCTGAAGAAAAGAGTGAGGTGGACATATTCAATTCTTCATTAGCTTCATTGATTTCATCAG TTGCTAGCAATGATGTTGAGTCCTCTAAGCTTGCTTTTGTGACTTCAGCTGCTGCCTTTGAGAAGTGGACCTCCATGACAGGGCTAGTTGGTCAGCTTAAGGGGCTTTAA
- the LOC107461611 gene encoding methyl-CpG-binding domain-containing protein 11: MASSVEKEGAGEEAVSVELPAPPGWKKKYLPKKAGTPKKNEIVFTAPTGEEINNRKQLEQYLKSHPGGPAASEFDWGTGETPRRSARISEKAKAAPPPESEPPKKRGKKSSASKKEEEKEEEKEEEKEETKEVQMQEADETKDGKDLEVEKNVVEENKEDEKKAEGTDVKESTDAKESTDAGENADIPNDEEKSKTADVEGSDVAQNKVEEKIEEETKKDGGAGESEKPETAPIAEKKVEVEGENNRSAHEFEGETKEKEGTKVNDEEHHKINDINAKTEAELTGNGS; this comes from the exons ATGGCGAGCTCAGTGGAGAAGGAGGGTGCAGGGGAAGAAGCTGTGTCCGTCGAACTTCCAGCTCCGCCTGGTTGGAAGAAGAAG TACTTACCAAAAAAGGCTGGAAcaccaaagaaaaatgagaTTGTGTTCACTGCTCCAACTGGAGAGGAGATCAATAACAGGAAGCAGCTGGAGCAATATTTGAAATCTCACCCTGGTGGCCCTGCTGCATCAGAATTTGATTGGGGTACTGGTGAGACCCCAAGAAGATCGGCAAGAATTAGTGAGAAGGCCAAGGCGGCTCCTCCACCAGAAAGTGAGCCCCCGAAGAAGCGTGGCAAGAAATCATCTGCTtcaaaaaaagaggaagaaaaggaggaagaaaaagaggaagaaaaagaggagaCAAAAGAAGTGCAGATGCAAGAAGCTGATGAAACTAAGGATGGTAAAGATTTAGAGGTGGAAAAGAATGttgtggaggaaaataaggaagaTGAGAAGAAAGCAGAGGGTACAGATGTTAAGGAATCCACAGATGCTAAAGAATCCACAGATGCTGGAGAAAATGCTGACATACCTAATGATGAGGAGAAATCCAAGACTGCTGATGTTGAGGGTTCTGATGTTGCTCAGAACAAAGTTGAAGAAAAGATTGAGGAGGAGACAAAGAAAGATGGTGGCGCTGGGGAGTCAGAGAAACCAGAAACAGCACCTATTGCTGAGAAAAAAGTTGAGGTGGAAGGAGAGAACAACAGAAGCGCTCATGAGTTTGAAggagaaaccaaggaaaaagaaGGAacgaaagtgaatgatgaagaGCATCACAAGATTAATGATATAAACGCGAAGACTGAGGCAGAGTTGACTGGGAATGGAAGCTGA